AGAAATATTTCCTCATGTTCGATTATGAGTTAGCCGCTGAGCACATCATTGAACATCGCCGCATGGCCGAGCGTCTCGCGCAGTTTCGCCGCGCTCATTTTGAAAGAGGCGAGCACATCATCGGCGAACTTTTCGTCTTCGCGGCTGATTGGCTTACGGAACATCTGATGGTGCAGGATCGCAAGTACGTCGAGTGTTTTCATGAACACGGCTTATATTGAGGATCAGGCGCCGCCGCGGCGCGTTAAAATATTTTTTTTTAGCAGGTGGTCATATGATCAGCTGGACGACCCAATACAGCGTCAACATCAAAGAGATCGACTCGCAGCATAACGCGATCGTCGCTGTCATAAACGAGCTGGCCGAGTTCATCGATAAAGGCGGCGAACGCGAAGTGATCGGCACGATCATCCGCAAGCTGATCAGCATCGCGGGTTTTCATTTCGCCACCGAAGAGAAATATTTTGTCTTGTTCAAGTACGAGGAAGCCGAGGTCCACATCAAACTCCATCGCGCCATGACGGCTCGATTAGAGGATTTTCGTCGCGATTTTTTTGAGAACGGCAAGGATGTCACCGCTGAGCTTTCAAATTTCACGATGGTCTGGCTCGCCGATCATGTGCTGAATCAGGACAAGAAATACGTGAAGTGTTTTTCCGAGCACGGACTCAAGTAGTCTTTAGTCAAAGGCTGCTGATTGATAGTTATCCGGTTCGTATCATCGGCGGGCAAAGAAAAACCGCGGCGCAAGAGCGTCGCGGTTTTAGAAGCGTTCATTTCGGCGGTTGCGGATCCGGCTCCTGATCGTAGAAATGCCGGATGTCATCCATGATTTCGG
The sequence above is a segment of the Patescibacteria group bacterium genome. Coding sequences within it:
- a CDS encoding bacteriohemerythrin codes for the protein MLTWTPEMSIGIQEIDAQHQSFVATLNEMMALFESGNADAVAGPIIDGLCAYAEYHFATEEKYFLMFDYELAAEHIIEHRRMAERLAQFRRAHFERGEHIIGELFVFAADWLTEHLMVQDRKYVECFHEHGLY
- a CDS encoding bacteriohemerythrin, translating into MISWTTQYSVNIKEIDSQHNAIVAVINELAEFIDKGGEREVIGTIIRKLISIAGFHFATEEKYFVLFKYEEAEVHIKLHRAMTARLEDFRRDFFENGKDVTAELSNFTMVWLADHVLNQDKKYVKCFSEHGLK